One genomic segment of Deltaproteobacteria bacterium includes these proteins:
- the fliD gene encoding flagellar filament capping protein FliD codes for MPTITFAGLASGIDTDSIIKATVDARRTAIIPLENEVKRNESETDSLEEFNTKLLALQDALKGFMTLNGGGISKTGTSSNPEAVSISAGSGALTSSTKVSVTSLASAATFSFNDRFSSYEEPLVPNLAGEASIDIAIGSGESAKTVSIAIDKTTTLSELANKINENSDIGISSSIINTSTEEAPQYALLISGLKSGTEAGLLQVSVASAITSEGIFQSSTLEQASDARFNVSGLGDISRSSNIVSDLLPGVTFELKQANASGVMLSVQEDVDATVAKFQTVIDAYNELIKYAREESKVEQDTDEEGEIINVFGSLARNSIDERAISELKSAIATANSGIADSEVQIFADLGVTTARDGTLDFDSEKFREGMGKSPEAVEKLLNTLGDTVAGTNGTISQYTKYQGLIDVAVDANKRGTENLNEKIARIERNIDGEVERLRRIFTNLETTMSKLNSGANAIASILQL; via the coding sequence ATGCCTACAATAACATTTGCGGGGTTAGCCTCGGGGATCGACACGGATTCGATAATTAAGGCCACGGTCGATGCTCGAAGAACCGCGATTATTCCGTTAGAGAACGAAGTCAAGCGCAATGAATCCGAAACTGATTCCTTGGAGGAATTTAATACGAAGCTACTTGCCTTGCAGGATGCGCTCAAGGGGTTTATGACGCTTAATGGAGGCGGCATATCCAAAACCGGAACGAGCTCAAATCCGGAGGCGGTATCGATTTCTGCAGGAAGTGGCGCTTTGACGAGTTCGACGAAAGTCAGCGTAACCAGTTTAGCCAGTGCTGCTACGTTTTCCTTTAACGACCGATTCTCATCCTATGAGGAGCCTCTCGTTCCCAATTTAGCAGGTGAGGCATCTATAGATATTGCCATAGGTAGTGGTGAATCGGCAAAGACTGTGAGCATTGCAATTGATAAGACTACTACGCTGAGCGAATTAGCTAATAAAATAAACGAAAATAGCGATATTGGTATAAGTAGCTCTATAATTAATACCTCTACGGAAGAGGCTCCCCAATATGCATTGTTAATTAGCGGTTTGAAATCTGGGACTGAGGCGGGATTATTGCAGGTCAGCGTTGCCAGTGCGATTACTAGTGAGGGGATTTTTCAGAGCTCCACTTTAGAGCAGGCTAGTGATGCTAGGTTCAATGTTTCTGGGCTCGGTGACATATCGCGTTCGAGCAATATTGTTAGTGATTTGCTTCCCGGAGTGACGTTTGAACTAAAGCAAGCTAACGCTAGCGGCGTCATGCTGAGTGTTCAAGAAGATGTTGATGCTACCGTTGCAAAATTTCAAACTGTAATAGATGCATATAATGAGCTGATTAAATACGCTCGAGAGGAGAGTAAAGTAGAGCAGGATACTGATGAGGAGGGGGAGATTATCAACGTGTTTGGCTCGCTTGCGAGAAATTCCATAGATGAGCGCGCCATTTCGGAGCTAAAGTCCGCAATTGCTACTGCAAACTCCGGCATAGCCGATAGCGAGGTTCAGATTTTTGCTGATTTGGGGGTAACGACGGCACGCGATGGGACATTGGATTTTGATAGCGAAAAGTTTAGGGAGGGTATGGGGAAGAGTCCTGAGGCAGTGGAGAAACTGCTAAACACGCTTGGCGATACTGTTGCTGGGACTAACGGCACTATTAGTCAATATACAAAGTATCAAGGCTTAATAGACGTCGCTGTCGATGCGAACAAGCGTGGAACAGAAAATTTGAACGAAAAAATAGCTCGCATCGAGCGCAACATAGATGGTGAAGTTGAAAGGCTTAGGCGCATTTTTACGAATCTGGAAACAACCATGAGCAAGCTTAACTCCGGCGCCAATGCCATTGCATCCATATTGCAGCTATAA
- the rsmI gene encoding 16S rRNA (cytidine(1402)-2'-O)-methyltransferase, which yields MNQQEDFFLTSGTLYVVSTPIGNLSDLSPRAIQVLTRVDEILAEDTRSFSRIARKFSIATPTKSFFEHNERNRTKSIIEQLQSGKTFALVSEAGTPLISDPGYHLIKQCHDMGIPLTSIPGPCAAIAALSLSGFEISRFCFEGFLPVKSGKRIKKLKEIIDNEVTTITFESPFRILKTVKDIESIDPTKEIFIARELTKIHEELLRGPASEIQKNLAKRDSIKGEIVLIISAK from the coding sequence ATGAATCAACAAGAAGACTTTTTTCTAACATCCGGCACATTATACGTCGTCTCGACCCCTATAGGAAATTTATCAGATCTGTCTCCTCGAGCAATTCAAGTCCTAACACGAGTTGATGAAATTTTAGCTGAAGACACTAGGTCTTTTTCCAGAATTGCACGAAAATTTTCCATAGCAACGCCAACAAAGAGTTTCTTTGAGCATAACGAACGAAACCGCACTAAGTCCATAATTGAGCAATTGCAGAGCGGCAAGACATTTGCTTTAGTCTCCGAAGCTGGCACTCCGCTAATTAGCGACCCGGGCTATCACTTAATTAAGCAATGCCATGACATGGGCATTCCGCTGACAAGCATTCCAGGCCCCTGTGCCGCAATAGCAGCGCTTTCTCTATCTGGCTTTGAAATTTCGCGCTTCTGCTTCGAAGGCTTTCTTCCCGTAAAATCCGGCAAGCGCATAAAAAAACTTAAAGAAATAATAGATAACGAAGTTACGACGATAACATTCGAATCGCCCTTTAGGATTCTAAAAACTGTTAAAGACATTGAGTCGATAGACCCAACGAAGGAAATATTCATCGCTCGAGAATTGACCAAGATTCACGAAGAGCTACTTCGCGGCCCAGCCTCGGAAATTCAAAAAAACCTAGCCAAGCGAGACAGCATTAAAGGCGAAATCGTCCTCATAATAAGCGCAAAATAA
- a CDS encoding flagellar protein FlaG, with protein MDAQSTVITVEDGRAVSSVKSSPTITRDHDVAAATSRFNSHRDDANGVVEEDSDAVRVALGTNSASENSNVESVEQGSSSPRESSQTDKSAEQTLNEAKELSSELTDLISPKSVRFTKDDEGKFQFEVVDENGEIIRQFPPEKVLEMRDSLRENGGIGLVKEIA; from the coding sequence ATGGACGCTCAAAGTACCGTCATCACGGTGGAAGACGGTCGCGCAGTAAGCAGCGTTAAAAGTTCGCCTACGATTACGAGGGATCACGACGTTGCGGCTGCGACATCGCGCTTTAACTCGCACAGGGACGATGCGAATGGTGTGGTGGAGGAGGATTCGGACGCGGTTAGAGTGGCGCTGGGAACCAATTCTGCTAGTGAAAACAGCAATGTAGAGAGTGTAGAGCAAGGATCGTCCTCACCTCGAGAAAGTAGTCAGACGGATAAATCTGCCGAACAAACCCTTAATGAAGCTAAGGAGCTATCTTCGGAGCTTACTGATTTGATATCTCCAAAGTCGGTTCGGTTTACCAAAGATGACGAAGGGAAGTTTCAGTTCGAAGTGGTCGACGAGAATGGCGAGATCATTCGGCAATTTCCTCCCGAGAAGGTGCTCGAAATGCGCGACAGCCTTCGCGAAAACGGTGGGATAGGACTTGTCAAGGAGATTGCCTAA
- a CDS encoding NTP transferase domain-containing protein: MSDVVANMEALVLAAGFGKRLASVSAGKPKPLIEVGGRPIIDWNLELLARCGFRKVFVNLHYEAEQLKAHLGDGSRWGLEIECLYEPVILGTGGAVKNIETRFSGAQLLTINSDILLGADFPLRDVLAKHLGDARNPLATLVLRPFSVGEGDFTDIGIDCRAGRISRLLSGDLKGCDVVGGYMYVGVAVLARPIFSYMPPVGIFFGLADYTFAKVLDSGGWLSYYIYSGYFNDVGTPKRLDKARDDAKNFSN; encoded by the coding sequence ATGAGTGATGTAGTAGCCAATATGGAAGCCTTGGTGTTGGCAGCGGGTTTTGGAAAGCGCCTTGCCAGTGTTTCTGCTGGAAAGCCAAAGCCGCTGATTGAGGTTGGTGGTAGGCCAATTATAGATTGGAACTTGGAGCTGTTAGCGAGATGTGGTTTTAGGAAGGTGTTTGTAAATCTGCATTATGAGGCTGAGCAGTTAAAGGCTCATCTGGGTGACGGCTCGCGTTGGGGGCTCGAAATTGAGTGCTTATATGAGCCCGTTATATTGGGTACTGGTGGAGCGGTAAAGAACATAGAGACGCGTTTTAGTGGGGCACAACTGCTTACCATTAACAGCGACATACTGCTTGGTGCTGATTTCCCCTTACGGGATGTTCTTGCAAAACATTTAGGCGACGCTAGAAATCCACTTGCAACGCTTGTTTTAAGGCCGTTTAGTGTGGGAGAAGGTGATTTTACGGATATAGGCATAGATTGCCGAGCGGGTCGAATTAGCAGATTATTGAGTGGCGACTTGAAAGGCTGTGATGTAGTGGGCGGTTACATGTATGTTGGAGTCGCTGTGCTCGCTAGACCAATTTTCTCATATATGCCACCTGTGGGAATTTTTTTTGGGCTAGCAGATTATACCTTTGCCAAGGTATTAGATAGCGGAGGATGGCTAAGTTATTATATTTACAGTGGATATTTTAATGACGTGGGCACCCCTAAGCGCTTAGACAAGGCAAGGGATGATGCCAAAAATTTTTCCAACTAA
- a CDS encoding phosphotransferase has protein sequence MDDIIRNVVNEWQGGIRVVGISPLTPDASLRRYFRIALEGSECVPQTIVAMVFDSLKCAEVDGGEVLNCDEAYVRLTELLRENSVAVPELYFRNYEPAILLIEDLGDRLLATALRESVSGDVAGGEVLGVDAMYRRAVDELVKIHSVVRPAEHFALSRSFTKSLYVKEMNEFKDFLQEGEQDKEWISALLEGIFESIASELMVQENVLSHRDFHSWNLLVDSGGNIRVIDFQDALLAPRCYDLVALLNDRDTDVGLGARRYDMLLKYFCEKTAYGSSFDNDYRMVLLQRDLKVVGRFFKLATQRGLVSYKQWIPGTLRRIGVSLNAIVQNVGWDTPFGDLLNLVQTKIK, from the coding sequence ATGGACGATATTATAAGAAATGTGGTTAACGAGTGGCAAGGTGGAATTCGCGTAGTCGGCATTTCTCCGCTTACGCCGGATGCGTCCTTGAGGCGCTATTTTAGAATTGCGCTAGAAGGGAGTGAATGTGTGCCGCAAACAATAGTTGCGATGGTGTTTGATTCTCTCAAATGCGCCGAAGTTGATGGTGGCGAGGTGTTAAATTGCGATGAGGCTTATGTGCGGCTTACTGAGCTGCTAAGAGAAAACTCGGTTGCTGTGCCAGAACTCTATTTTCGCAATTATGAGCCAGCTATTTTGCTGATTGAAGATTTGGGCGACAGATTACTAGCGACTGCTCTTAGGGAGAGCGTTTCAGGCGATGTGGCAGGTGGAGAGGTTTTAGGTGTAGACGCTATGTATCGCCGTGCAGTTGATGAGTTAGTCAAGATTCATAGTGTTGTTCGGCCAGCAGAACATTTTGCGTTATCGAGAAGTTTTACCAAATCGCTTTATGTAAAGGAGATGAACGAATTTAAGGATTTTCTGCAGGAAGGTGAGCAAGACAAGGAATGGATTAGTGCCTTACTGGAGGGCATATTTGAGAGCATTGCCAGTGAACTCATGGTTCAGGAAAACGTTTTAAGCCATCGCGATTTCCATTCGTGGAATCTACTAGTCGACAGTGGCGGCAACATTAGAGTGATAGACTTTCAGGATGCTTTGCTTGCCCCTCGATGTTACGATTTAGTAGCATTGTTAAACGATCGCGATACAGATGTTGGGCTTGGCGCAAGGCGGTACGATATGTTGTTGAAATATTTTTGTGAGAAGACTGCTTATGGCAGCTCGTTTGATAATGACTATAGAATGGTGTTGTTGCAGCGAGATTTAAAGGTAGTTGGGCGTTTTTTTAAGCTCGCTACTCAGCGCGGGTTGGTTTCGTACAAGCAATGGATTCCTGGGACTTTGCGTAGAATTGGCGTTTCTTTAAATGCCATTGTGCAGAACGTTGGCTGGGATACCCCGTTTGGAGATTTGCTAAACTTAGTGCAGACAAAAATAAAGTAA